In the genome of Paenibacillus pabuli, one region contains:
- the essC gene encoding type VII secretion protein EssC — protein sequence MNVLYQRSPRMTPVLKEERLEILRPPAEPNKPTFSMISIIIPIMMTMVSIGFYVYINMTGKMGNPNYMMFQMMTVMMMLTSYTIPFFVYLSNKKTYRKKIEERKAMYRAQLDKHREELKEAQAEQVKSLYEIHGDPNVCLQVVKNRNSSLWERSPEDDDFLQVRIGTGEIPFRIKLQVPRVDGYEKDELIEAAHELAAEFETVSDASITLPLFQSKVMGLVGNREEVLASLRVIISQLTVRHSPDELKIAAFYEEKETKEWDWLRWLPHIWDEDQGQRYMADRHSGAHQLADSLFSVLNRRRNNKEDRYKKTVQTPCYVVVLSDTQLIEEEPLLPLLLESAQEIDVCTIILANRKESLPMHCQLIMEASKGKGVYIKKTEDADVIRQTYTPDVISRESAEALSRYMSPIRLKRSSASDIPQVLPLFDMLSTSRVEDLDVVTRWSQTRYPDTLPVPMGVRAGGKKIAINLHDKIERQGHGPHGLIAGTTGSGKSEVIQSIVASLAAEFHPHDLAFMLIDYKGGGMSNTFVGLPHVVGTITNLDGNLIERANISLRAELVRRQKILNDAGNLQHIDEYYKILRSRHEQPLPHLVIIIDEFAQLKRDQPEFMDELISIAAIGRTLGVHLILATQKPAGVVDDKIWSNSRFRICLRVQSEGDSRDMIKIPNAAWITKPGRGYFQVGSDEVFEEMQFAWSGAPYNQQEDTTTVLPVMEVRLNGKREPLLTGERRAVLKGEDVPKQLQVFIDYVAAAAAEAGITRLPGPWLPPLPETLEWESLNDWQEENREASLLDGGASGLKPVVGLLDDLPNQRQQPLALPVDQGHLVVYGMPGLGKTTFVQTLLMSLARSKRTEPWHGYIIDMGRMMKDFAGLPQIGAVMMSEEEDRIKRLFRYILKQSAQRKDMISEAGVKTISAYRRTAHAAVPQIVVVIDGYLSFRNAYPEENELLETILREGGSLGITFILTANRVTDVFEKFRSNIPNAVSFELSDPSDYYYAVGRPSKAPSQLPPGRGLVKGQVPPLMFQAALPSSGTDEGKRSSALRSTIAEIRESWNGEEAPQIAPLPEEVKLKDVLIRTGTFGQVGDVSSLTVPVGLLTDDLEPFQLNLREGPHFMVTSPMEGGKTTFLLTWMLSLAYHTSPEDMQIYTVDMRYGSGGLGEISSLPHVSGHVSREEQLAPVIQQLYDEVLKRGESADGPEIVLVIDDADTLAKQLNDFNVKDQLGAIVRQGRDRGIHVILSGVPADFPTFGSDWVNDVKASQSGLLFGTLDPNDLSFFRIPYSESGGSSTGLKVLPPGQGYYVKRKYSRVKGAIPCDSTWKMADWISEIRDRWHVVV from the coding sequence GTGAATGTGTTATATCAGCGTTCTCCAAGAATGACACCGGTTCTCAAGGAAGAAAGGCTGGAAATTCTCAGGCCTCCGGCCGAACCAAACAAACCTACATTTTCGATGATTTCTATTATAATACCGATCATGATGACGATGGTCAGTATCGGATTCTACGTATATATCAACATGACGGGCAAAATGGGCAACCCCAATTATATGATGTTTCAGATGATGACGGTCATGATGATGCTTACGTCATATACCATTCCGTTTTTTGTGTATCTGAGTAACAAAAAAACGTATCGCAAAAAAATCGAAGAACGTAAGGCCATGTACCGAGCACAACTGGATAAGCACCGTGAAGAGCTCAAGGAAGCTCAAGCCGAGCAGGTCAAGAGCCTGTACGAGATTCATGGTGATCCCAATGTTTGTCTCCAAGTCGTGAAGAATCGCAACAGTTCCTTATGGGAGCGTTCACCGGAAGATGACGATTTCTTGCAGGTCCGGATCGGTACGGGAGAAATTCCATTCCGAATTAAACTGCAGGTTCCACGAGTGGATGGTTATGAAAAAGATGAATTAATTGAGGCGGCTCATGAACTTGCAGCAGAATTTGAGACTGTATCCGATGCTTCCATTACACTCCCACTGTTCCAATCAAAAGTGATGGGATTGGTGGGGAATCGGGAGGAAGTGCTTGCTTCCTTGCGCGTCATCATTTCACAACTCACGGTGCGGCATTCGCCGGATGAATTGAAGATTGCTGCCTTTTATGAAGAAAAGGAAACGAAAGAATGGGACTGGCTGCGCTGGTTACCCCACATCTGGGATGAAGATCAGGGACAACGCTATATGGCCGACAGGCACAGCGGTGCGCATCAATTGGCGGACAGCTTGTTTTCCGTGTTGAACCGAAGGCGCAATAATAAGGAAGATCGCTACAAGAAAACCGTGCAAACGCCATGTTATGTTGTGGTGCTCTCGGATACTCAATTAATAGAAGAAGAACCGCTGCTTCCCCTTTTACTGGAATCGGCGCAGGAGATCGATGTGTGTACCATCATTCTGGCAAACCGCAAGGAATCATTACCCATGCATTGTCAGTTAATTATGGAGGCTTCGAAAGGCAAAGGGGTTTATATCAAAAAAACCGAGGATGCCGACGTGATCAGGCAAACGTACACGCCAGATGTGATCTCCAGAGAGTCTGCAGAGGCGCTCTCGCGTTATATGTCACCGATTCGTCTGAAGCGTTCATCCGCTTCGGATATACCACAGGTACTCCCGCTGTTCGATATGTTAAGTACATCACGAGTAGAGGATCTGGATGTGGTCACACGCTGGAGTCAGACGCGATACCCTGACACACTTCCCGTACCTATGGGCGTGCGAGCTGGCGGCAAAAAAATTGCGATTAACCTTCATGATAAAATTGAACGTCAGGGTCATGGCCCACATGGTCTGATCGCAGGAACAACCGGTTCAGGCAAAAGTGAGGTCATCCAGTCGATCGTGGCCTCTCTGGCTGCCGAGTTTCATCCGCATGATTTGGCCTTTATGTTGATTGACTATAAGGGCGGCGGGATGTCGAATACCTTTGTGGGCTTGCCTCACGTCGTCGGCACGATCACCAATCTCGATGGGAATTTGATTGAACGGGCCAATATCTCACTTCGGGCCGAACTGGTCAGAAGACAGAAAATATTGAATGATGCAGGAAATCTTCAGCACATTGATGAGTATTACAAAATTTTGCGTTCCAGACATGAACAGCCGCTGCCGCACTTGGTTATCATCATTGACGAGTTTGCTCAATTAAAGCGGGATCAGCCGGAGTTCATGGATGAGTTAATCAGCATAGCGGCCATCGGCCGGACACTGGGTGTACATCTTATACTGGCAACCCAGAAGCCTGCTGGTGTGGTCGATGATAAAATCTGGAGTAATTCCCGTTTCCGTATCTGTCTTCGCGTTCAAAGCGAAGGGGATAGTCGGGATATGATCAAAATTCCGAATGCGGCCTGGATCACGAAGCCTGGTCGCGGATATTTCCAGGTTGGTAGTGATGAAGTGTTTGAAGAAATGCAATTCGCCTGGAGTGGTGCGCCTTATAACCAGCAGGAGGATACAACAACGGTACTGCCTGTCATGGAAGTTCGTTTGAATGGGAAACGGGAACCACTCTTAACTGGAGAGCGCAGAGCTGTGCTCAAAGGGGAAGATGTGCCCAAACAGCTTCAGGTATTTATTGACTACGTGGCGGCAGCGGCAGCTGAGGCGGGAATCACCCGATTACCCGGACCCTGGTTACCACCCTTGCCTGAGACACTGGAATGGGAAAGCCTTAACGACTGGCAAGAAGAAAATCGGGAGGCATCATTGCTTGACGGTGGTGCAAGTGGTTTGAAACCTGTCGTTGGCCTGCTCGATGATCTGCCTAATCAACGACAGCAACCGCTCGCGCTTCCTGTAGATCAGGGACATCTGGTTGTATATGGTATGCCTGGTCTGGGGAAAACGACGTTTGTGCAAACCTTGTTGATGTCACTTGCCCGTTCTAAACGAACTGAACCTTGGCATGGCTATATTATCGATATGGGCCGGATGATGAAAGATTTTGCAGGCTTGCCTCAGATCGGTGCAGTAATGATGTCTGAAGAGGAAGATCGGATCAAGCGGTTATTCCGTTACATCCTGAAACAATCTGCACAACGCAAGGACATGATCTCGGAAGCCGGGGTTAAGACAATATCAGCCTACCGACGCACTGCCCACGCAGCAGTACCACAAATTGTCGTTGTTATCGATGGTTATCTTTCTTTCAGAAATGCGTATCCCGAGGAGAATGAACTGCTGGAAACGATCCTTCGTGAAGGCGGCAGTCTGGGTATCACATTTATCCTCACTGCCAATCGCGTCACAGATGTATTCGAGAAATTCAGAAGCAATATTCCAAATGCAGTTTCGTTTGAATTATCGGACCCTAGCGACTATTATTACGCAGTGGGACGGCCATCCAAAGCACCTAGCCAGCTTCCGCCTGGAAGAGGATTGGTCAAAGGACAAGTTCCTCCCTTGATGTTCCAGGCGGCGTTGCCGTCATCCGGAACAGATGAAGGCAAGCGTTCTTCTGCTCTGCGCAGCACAATTGCAGAGATCAGAGAAAGCTGGAACGGAGAAGAAGCGCCGCAGATTGCGCCGCTCCCGGAAGAGGTTAAGCTCAAAGATGTGCTGATCCGCACAGGAACCTTCGGGCAAGTCGGAGACGTATCTTCCTTAACCGTACCCGTAGGTTTGCTTACCGATGATCTGGAACCCTTCCAACTGAATCTGCGTGAAGGGCCGCATTTCATGGTTACGAGTCCGATGGAAGGCGGCAAAACGACATTTTTGCTGACCTGGATGTTATCCCTTGCATATCATACGTCTCCTGAAGACATGCAAATATACACCGTAGATATGCGCTATGGTTCCGGAGGACTGGGGGAAATTAGCAGTTTGCCCCATGTCAGTGGACATGTGTCCCGCGAAGAACAGCTTGCACCTGTGATCCAACAGTTGTACGATGAAGTTCTAAAAAGAGGCGAGTCAGCCGATGGACCGGAAATTGTTCTTGTCATTGACGATGCGGATACGCTAGCGAAGCAGCTGAATGATTTTAATGTGAAGGATCAGTTGGGCGCGATCGTTCGTCAAGGCAGGGACCGAGGCATACATGTGATTTTGTCAGGCGTTCCGGCAGACTTCCCAACCTTCGGTTCGGACTGGGTGAACGATGTGAAAGCTTCCCAGAGCGGATTGTTGTTCGGGACTTTAGACCCTAATGATCTCTCGTTCTTCCGTATACCTTATTCGGAATCCGGGGGGAGTTCAACTGGGCTGAAGGTACTGCCTCCGGGTCAAGGTTATTATGTAAAACGTAAATATTCCAGGGTTAAAGGTGCAATTCCATGTGATAGCACCTGGAAAATGGCCGATTGGATTTCTGAAATTCGTGACCGATGGCATGTTGTAGTTTGA
- a CDS encoding WXG100 family type VII secretion target, which translates to MRIRVEPDVLRALSRQIQYAAEQIQQKMTVLDQAIQSLEWDLEARAAIMNEWNHSKRLCEAAVRRFMDLSVQLGRKALLFQQVDMEYRTVLSHVNTAYGNAVNMLNVLQTERTGEIMPAHSATAAVVSDPFSAVAAVYRVQDAAPPDGSPATLIQAMQPEPVAWRFTDPSFRGRRGTEPVVS; encoded by the coding sequence ATGCGCATTCGTGTGGAACCGGATGTGCTTCGGGCACTGAGCAGGCAGATTCAGTATGCGGCGGAGCAAATACAGCAAAAGATGACAGTATTGGATCAGGCCATTCAATCGCTGGAGTGGGATCTTGAAGCCCGCGCCGCGATCATGAATGAATGGAATCACAGCAAGCGACTCTGCGAAGCAGCAGTACGTCGTTTTATGGACTTGAGCGTACAGCTGGGACGCAAGGCCTTGTTATTCCAGCAGGTAGATATGGAGTATCGTACAGTGTTGAGTCATGTGAACACAGCCTATGGCAATGCGGTCAATATGTTGAATGTTCTTCAGACGGAGCGTACAGGCGAGATTATGCCTGCGCATTCGGCCACTGCTGCTGTTGTATCCGATCCATTTTCCGCAGTAGCGGCAGTGTACCGTGTACAGGATGCTGCACCGCCTGACGGCTCGCCGGCGACCCTGATCCAGGCCATGCAGCCTGAACCTGTGGCGTGGAGATTCACAGATCCCTCCTTCCGTGGGAGAAGAGGAACCGAACCTGTGGTTTCCTGA
- a CDS encoding WXG100 family type VII secretion target, producing the protein MAGRILVTPEQLDQVSNQFKQSGEQSQQIVSTLTQSITSMEGQWEGMTKQRFFQEFQEASKQMQSFVQTLNSISAELTAIANKFRTADQAR; encoded by the coding sequence ATGGCAGGACGTATTTTAGTTACCCCAGAACAGCTTGATCAGGTTTCCAACCAATTTAAACAAAGCGGTGAACAAAGTCAGCAAATCGTTTCTACATTGACTCAATCCATCACAAGCATGGAAGGGCAATGGGAAGGTATGACGAAACAACGCTTTTTCCAGGAATTCCAAGAAGCCAGCAAACAAATGCAATCTTTCGTTCAAACGCTGAATAGCATCAGCGCGGAACTGACGGCTATTGCCAACAAATTCCGTACGGCTGACCAAGCTCGCTAA
- a CDS encoding vWA domain-containing protein — MNYTIQASQRTPALIIYLIDISASMNMVLDNRRRIDVVYDALSLAIRQMVFRSTKGNRLTPRYRIAILAYSDDVYDLLNGIKGIDEIAAVGSLPDLTPKRFSDSAKAFLQAEKILQAEIPNMQDCPAPLVCHMTDGVATGEDPEPIAKRIMGMSVPDGNVLVENIFISDHLLEGPIPEPRRWKGISQETVLQDEHGEKLRNMSSVLPESYREMLVEADYLLSPGALMMLPGTCAELVSIGFQMSAATPVR; from the coding sequence ATGAACTACACAATTCAAGCATCCCAGCGCACACCCGCACTAATTATCTACTTAATTGATATAAGCGCCTCCATGAATATGGTTCTGGACAACCGTCGGCGGATTGATGTCGTCTATGATGCCTTATCGCTGGCTATTCGACAAATGGTATTTCGTTCGACGAAAGGAAACCGATTGACCCCCCGTTACAGAATTGCGATTCTGGCATACAGCGACGATGTATATGATCTGTTGAACGGGATTAAGGGCATCGACGAAATTGCTGCTGTAGGTTCATTACCTGATTTAACGCCGAAAAGATTTTCGGATTCAGCGAAGGCTTTCCTACAGGCGGAGAAAATCCTGCAGGCCGAGATTCCAAATATGCAGGATTGTCCTGCGCCGCTTGTATGCCATATGACTGATGGGGTGGCTACAGGAGAAGATCCGGAGCCCATAGCCAAAAGAATCATGGGAATGAGTGTACCTGATGGCAATGTACTCGTTGAGAATATTTTTATATCCGATCATCTGTTGGAAGGGCCTATCCCGGAGCCCCGCAGATGGAAAGGGATATCGCAGGAGACGGTTCTTCAGGATGAACACGGGGAGAAGCTTCGCAATATGTCCTCAGTTCTGCCGGAAAGTTATCGTGAAATGCTGGTTGAGGCGGATTATTTGCTCTCCCCTGGTGCACTGATGATGCTTCCTGGTACCTGTGCAGAACTGGTATCCATCGGGTTTCAGATGTCCGCTGCTACGCCTGTGAGATAG
- a CDS encoding SDR family oxidoreductase, giving the protein MTQHNGKLRFEGKVAIITGAGSGIGKAAAVKLASEGAYVALLDLVNERISETEAEINKLRAGAARAFDVDISDPARVEKAVLETIELFGGLDIVFANAGINGVSAPIEEIQVEDWQQIMTTNLNGTFFTIKYALPHMKKRGGGSIIITSSINGNQRFSSFGMSAYSTSKAGQVAFAKMAALELAKFKIRVNVICPGAIATNIDQSTVKTDELHQIVIPMEFPEGQQPLADGPGQPEHVADLVAFLASAESRHITGAEIVIDGAESLLS; this is encoded by the coding sequence ATGACACAACATAACGGCAAGCTGCGGTTCGAAGGCAAAGTGGCCATTATTACAGGAGCTGGTTCCGGAATTGGCAAAGCGGCAGCGGTCAAACTGGCGAGTGAGGGAGCGTATGTTGCGCTGCTCGATCTGGTTAATGAGCGGATCTCGGAGACGGAAGCAGAAATTAATAAGCTCCGTGCAGGTGCGGCAAGAGCATTCGATGTAGATATCTCCGATCCTGCCCGGGTGGAGAAGGCAGTTCTGGAAACCATCGAATTGTTCGGCGGTCTGGATATTGTTTTTGCCAATGCAGGCATTAATGGCGTATCTGCGCCGATTGAGGAAATTCAGGTTGAGGATTGGCAGCAGATTATGACAACGAATCTGAACGGAACTTTTTTTACGATCAAGTATGCACTGCCTCATATGAAGAAACGTGGTGGCGGCAGTATCATTATCACGAGCTCCATTAATGGTAATCAGCGATTCTCAAGCTTTGGCATGTCGGCGTACAGTACGTCCAAGGCAGGGCAGGTTGCTTTTGCGAAGATGGCTGCGCTGGAACTGGCCAAGTTCAAAATTCGTGTCAATGTCATCTGTCCTGGAGCGATTGCAACGAATATTGATCAAAGTACGGTCAAAACGGATGAGCTGCATCAAATCGTCATTCCGATGGAGTTCCCGGAAGGCCAGCAGCCGCTTGCTGACGGTCCGGGTCAGCCTGAGCATGTTGCGGATTTGGTAGCTTTCCTGGCTTCTGCGGAGTCGAGACATATTACAGGTGCGGAAATTGTCATTGACGGTGCAGAGTCTCTGCTGAGCTAA
- the hrpB gene encoding ATP-dependent helicase HrpB has product MKTDLPIQQIIPELRQLFQEKDTGVLIAEPGAGKTTVVPLALLKEPWVAGRKIIMLEPRRLAARSAAARMAASLDEKVGLTVGYRVRMDTRVSPSTRIEVVTEGVLTRMLQQDQGLEDTAMIIFDEFHERHLHGDLGLALALESRAMLRPDLKLLVMSATLDPAPVCALLGDGTKWIDCPGRTFPVETRYVSKPASEQIGTFTAQVVVKALAEQEGDVLVFLPGAKEIHRTERELSKLMLPAYVQVHTLYGSMPVERQDEAVRPADEGKRKVVLSTSIAESSLTLAGVKVVVDAGLSRASVFSPRTGMSRLVTLPVSKASADQRRGRAGRIAPGVCYRLWSEEAHGVLPDAAKPEISSADLAPLALELAAWGVQSPAELQWLDTPPAAAYGQAQALLRQLGGLDDAGRITPFGRRMNTLGVHPRLASMLLRAAELGLASYASMLAALLQEPAGLRSSGSAGAGTDLRPRVKALLTADSSGMPQAAASVADDAAVRRMLQESRQLRSALGPAADPVRPDEDSCGWLLSFAYPDRIGQRREDGRYLLSSGRGVRLAATESLSRSAYLVAAEADDQGADARILLAAPVQEKRLLELGPYMLHEEVQVAWDRNTRSVRAYKRLRIGAITLKENSIAQPPEDQVLEALLSGIRIEGLDCLPWTKSSRQLADRMRFLHYHLPEWPDLIEDHLTEELAEYLSPFLTGMRSAADLKRLSMQDVLLGGLSWEQRQQLDREAPTHIQVPSGSRIPVDYTRAEDPVLAVRLQEMFGQQETPRIGGGRVPLTIHLLSPAQRPVQVTRDLANFWRETYFEVKKDLKGRYPKHYWPDDPLEAIATNRAKPRV; this is encoded by the coding sequence ATGAAGACGGATTTACCGATACAACAGATTATTCCTGAGCTAAGGCAGTTATTTCAGGAGAAGGATACGGGTGTATTAATTGCGGAGCCGGGGGCGGGTAAAACGACCGTAGTACCGCTGGCTCTGCTGAAGGAGCCATGGGTTGCCGGACGGAAAATTATTATGCTGGAGCCCCGCAGACTCGCCGCGCGCTCGGCAGCTGCACGAATGGCGGCTTCACTAGATGAAAAAGTGGGACTGACCGTAGGATATCGGGTGCGGATGGATACGCGTGTAAGTCCGTCAACTCGCATAGAAGTGGTGACCGAGGGTGTATTGACCCGGATGCTTCAACAGGACCAGGGACTGGAAGACACAGCGATGATTATCTTTGATGAGTTTCATGAGCGGCATCTGCATGGTGACCTTGGTTTGGCCCTTGCCCTAGAATCCCGAGCCATGCTGCGTCCGGATCTGAAACTGCTGGTGATGTCGGCCACGCTGGACCCTGCTCCTGTCTGTGCGCTGCTTGGCGATGGAACCAAATGGATTGACTGTCCAGGACGAACGTTTCCGGTGGAAACACGATATGTATCCAAACCGGCATCCGAGCAGATCGGGACTTTTACAGCTCAGGTTGTCGTTAAGGCACTGGCAGAACAGGAAGGGGATGTGCTGGTTTTCCTACCGGGTGCAAAAGAAATCCATCGCACAGAGCGAGAGCTGTCAAAACTCATGCTTCCTGCTTATGTTCAGGTACATACGCTATATGGCAGCATGCCTGTTGAACGGCAGGATGAAGCTGTGCGACCCGCAGATGAAGGTAAACGTAAGGTTGTACTGTCCACGTCCATTGCCGAATCCAGTCTTACCTTGGCTGGAGTCAAAGTCGTGGTAGATGCGGGGCTTAGCCGTGCCTCGGTATTCTCGCCGCGGACCGGCATGAGTCGGCTTGTAACCCTGCCGGTGTCCAAGGCGTCAGCCGATCAGCGGCGGGGGCGCGCGGGGCGAATTGCACCGGGCGTGTGTTACCGGCTATGGAGCGAAGAGGCTCATGGCGTGCTGCCTGATGCAGCAAAGCCGGAAATTTCCTCCGCGGACCTTGCGCCGCTGGCGCTGGAGCTTGCCGCCTGGGGTGTCCAGTCCCCTGCAGAGCTGCAGTGGCTGGACACCCCGCCTGCCGCGGCCTACGGCCAGGCACAGGCGCTGCTGCGCCAGCTGGGCGGCCTGGACGACGCAGGCCGCATCACGCCCTTCGGGCGGCGGATGAACACGCTTGGCGTGCATCCGCGACTGGCCAGCATGCTGCTCCGCGCGGCGGAGCTTGGGCTGGCCAGCTACGCCAGCATGCTGGCGGCACTGCTGCAGGAGCCTGCCGGCCTCCGCAGCAGTGGCAGTGCAGGCGCGGGCACCGACCTGCGCCCGCGCGTGAAAGCGCTGCTGACTGCGGACAGCAGCGGCATGCCGCAAGCGGCAGCGTCTGTCGCAGACGATGCTGCCGTGCGGCGCATGCTCCAGGAGAGCCGCCAGCTGCGCTCGGCGCTCGGCCCGGCGGCCGATCCGGTACGACCGGATGAAGACAGCTGCGGATGGCTGCTGTCCTTCGCTTATCCGGACCGGATCGGGCAGCGCCGGGAGGACGGCCGCTATCTGCTGAGCAGCGGCCGCGGAGTTCGGCTCGCAGCGACAGAATCGCTGAGCCGTTCAGCCTATCTGGTCGCAGCCGAAGCTGACGACCAGGGCGCGGATGCGCGCATCCTGCTCGCTGCGCCAGTGCAGGAGAAGAGGTTGCTGGAGCTTGGTCCATATATGCTGCATGAAGAAGTGCAGGTAGCGTGGGACCGAAATACCCGCAGTGTGCGGGCGTATAAAAGGCTGCGAATCGGAGCTATCACCTTGAAAGAGAACAGTATTGCACAGCCGCCGGAAGATCAGGTGCTCGAAGCATTACTCTCTGGCATACGTATCGAAGGCTTGGATTGTCTGCCCTGGACCAAATCATCGCGACAGCTGGCTGACAGGATGCGCTTTTTGCATTATCATTTGCCGGAGTGGCCTGATCTCATTGAAGATCATCTGACCGAAGAGCTGGCAGAGTATCTCAGTCCTTTTCTGACCGGCATGCGATCTGCCGCGGATCTCAAGAGATTGTCCATGCAGGATGTGCTGCTCGGCGGACTGAGCTGGGAGCAGCGTCAGCAATTGGATCGTGAAGCACCTACACATATTCAGGTGCCCAGTGGATCACGTATTCCAGTGGATTATACCCGTGCTGAAGATCCTGTGCTTGCGGTAAGACTACAGGAGATGTTTGGACAGCAGGAGACTCCGCGTATTGGAGGTGGGCGGGTACCTCTGACCATTCATTTGCTGTCTCCGGCACAGCGCCCTGTGCAGGTCACACGAGATCTGGCCAATTTTTGGCGGGAGACTTATTTTGAGGTGAAGAAAGACTTGAAAGGCCGTTATCCCAAACATTATTGGCCGGATGATCCGCTCGAAGCGATAGCGACTAACCGGGCCAAACCGCGAGTTTAG
- a CDS encoding general stress protein, whose protein sequence is MQKKIVGVFNTEREASSAIEGLKAQGFTSDEISVVTQDRDELKAIREETGTKAPEGVAAGAATGGVLGGVAGLLAGIGALAIPGIGPILAAGPIAAAFTGAAVGAGAGGLVGGLVGLGIPEEDARQYEEYVQSGKILLLVDSTDRDSDVYAVFSNNSYVNRNHIDVHREDVPAERPDLDMEERRLEARDKAARFGNNTFL, encoded by the coding sequence ATGCAGAAGAAAATCGTAGGTGTGTTTAATACAGAACGTGAGGCATCATCCGCAATCGAGGGACTGAAAGCGCAAGGATTCACTTCAGACGAAATTTCGGTAGTCACACAGGATCGGGATGAACTGAAGGCGATTCGCGAAGAGACGGGTACCAAAGCACCCGAAGGTGTAGCTGCTGGCGCGGCAACAGGTGGGGTGCTCGGTGGGGTAGCCGGATTGCTCGCAGGCATTGGGGCATTGGCGATTCCGGGCATAGGTCCTATTCTGGCCGCAGGTCCCATTGCTGCAGCATTTACAGGCGCCGCTGTAGGCGCAGGAGCAGGTGGACTTGTAGGAGGACTCGTCGGTCTCGGCATTCCGGAGGAAGATGCCAGACAGTATGAGGAGTACGTGCAGAGTGGCAAAATCCTGTTGCTCGTGGACTCTACGGATCGGGACTCGGATGTGTATGCAGTGTTTAGCAATAATAGTTATGTGAACCGGAACCATATTGATGTCCATCGAGAAGATGTACCTGCTGAGCGCCCGGATCTCGATATGGAAGAGCGCAGACTGGAAGCTCGGGATAAGGCCGCTCGATTTGGCAACAATACTTTTCTATAA
- a CDS encoding YidH family protein, whose protein sequence is MNGVIHISDTDQDITTIDSKYVQQHLANERTFLAWVRTGIAMVGIGFLAAGFGFSSTAYDRMAHIAAIIIGITSLISGILIILCSASAYHRKRNQINSQTFQASTKLIRFLTLMLLVIGLALAVLLYVLLFPAWQV, encoded by the coding sequence ATGAACGGGGTGATTCACATCTCAGATACAGACCAAGACATAACCACCATTGACTCCAAATATGTGCAGCAGCATCTGGCTAACGAGCGGACCTTTCTGGCCTGGGTTCGTACCGGCATTGCCATGGTTGGCATTGGCTTTCTCGCAGCCGGCTTCGGATTCAGTTCAACGGCCTATGATCGGATGGCCCATATCGCGGCAATCATCATTGGTATTACTTCTTTGATCAGCGGAATTCTGATCATCCTGTGTTCTGCTTCCGCATATCATCGAAAACGCAATCAAATCAATTCACAGACATTTCAAGCATCGACAAAACTGATTCGGTTTCTTACATTGATGCTGCTGGTGATTGGACTGGCTCTGGCCGTATTACTGTATGTATTGTTATTCCCTGCCTGGCAGGTTTAA